A genome region from Ottowia testudinis includes the following:
- the ampD gene encoding 1,6-anhydro-N-acetylmuramyl-L-alanine amidase AmpD — MPAECAPAPEWRGGWWRGARALPSPNFGPRPASAQVTLAVVHSISLPPGEFGGDFVQALFTNTLDWDAHPYFEQIRGIEVSAHFYVRRNGAVWQFVGCDDRAWHAGASSFRGRDNCNDYAVGIELEGLEGGAFEPAQYATLVRLCTALAARYPIDAIAGHEHVAPGRKHDPGPGFDWAHLARALRGLHWHIPPASHPADGG; from the coding sequence ATGCCGGCTGAGTGCGCGCCAGCGCCCGAGTGGCGCGGCGGCTGGTGGCGCGGCGCGCGCGCCCTGCCCTCACCCAACTTCGGTCCGCGGCCCGCGAGCGCCCAAGTCACGCTCGCCGTCGTCCACTCCATCAGCCTGCCGCCAGGCGAGTTTGGCGGTGACTTCGTGCAAGCACTGTTCACCAACACGCTTGACTGGGATGCGCACCCCTACTTCGAGCAGATTCGCGGCATCGAGGTATCGGCCCATTTCTACGTGCGGCGCAACGGCGCCGTGTGGCAGTTCGTGGGTTGCGACGACCGCGCCTGGCATGCGGGGGCGTCGAGCTTCCGTGGCCGCGACAACTGCAACGACTACGCCGTGGGCATCGAGCTCGAAGGCCTGGAGGGCGGCGCCTTCGAGCCCGCGCAATACGCCACGCTGGTGCGCCTGTGCACCGCGCTGGCCGCGCGCTACCCCATCGACGCCATCGCCGGCCACGAGCACGTCGCGCCGGGCCGCAAGCACGACCCGGGCCCGGGGTTTGACTGGGCGCACCTGGCGCGCGCCCTGCGTGGGTTGCACTGGCACATCCCCCCGGCGTCGCATCCAGCCGACGGCGGCTGA